The Alphaproteobacteria bacterium SS10 genome includes a region encoding these proteins:
- a CDS encoding phosphotransferase family protein encodes MSGDKAFKTLRDPARLGAALSAYLVDAWGATRVEISGIEPLSGGAIQQNIAFEAKATGGEHPGSHYLVLRTDAQSAVDVSINRLQEFEVLKAAHAAGVTVPEPVLGCADRGVIGQPFALMGKVAGEALGRKLVRDPQLVGDAGDALVHSLGGELAKLHQITPDHELAVGLEFLPVPPSTALAARLTLYRGFLDAIDQPQPALEWGLRWLERNMPENAPTCLVHADFRTGNYLVDGTQLSAILDWEFASWSAPMEDVGWFMARCWRFGRRDREAGGLGSREALYAGYDEMAAQLGLAHRIDPNLVPYWEVMALIRWGIIALQQGQRTDAGGEASLELALTGPIALETAYDMIHQIDEITGAAA; translated from the coding sequence ATGAGCGGCGATAAAGCATTCAAAACGCTTCGTGACCCAGCCAGGCTGGGCGCGGCCCTCTCTGCCTATCTGGTGGATGCCTGGGGCGCCACTCGGGTTGAGATATCAGGGATTGAGCCGCTGAGTGGCGGTGCGATCCAGCAGAACATCGCGTTTGAAGCTAAAGCGACAGGCGGCGAACACCCTGGCAGTCACTATCTGGTGCTCAGGACCGATGCGCAGTCTGCCGTCGATGTCAGCATCAACCGATTACAAGAATTTGAAGTCTTAAAGGCTGCCCATGCAGCTGGTGTGACCGTGCCGGAGCCTGTCCTAGGTTGCGCTGATCGTGGCGTGATTGGCCAGCCCTTTGCCCTAATGGGCAAGGTTGCGGGGGAAGCGCTGGGCCGCAAACTGGTTCGTGACCCCCAGCTCGTCGGTGATGCTGGCGACGCACTGGTCCACAGCCTGGGCGGTGAATTGGCCAAGCTTCATCAGATCACACCGGACCATGAACTCGCGGTAGGGCTGGAGTTTTTGCCTGTGCCACCGAGCACGGCCTTGGCCGCGCGCCTAACTCTCTACCGTGGCTTCTTAGATGCGATTGATCAGCCGCAACCAGCCCTTGAATGGGGGCTCCGCTGGCTTGAGCGGAATATGCCAGAGAATGCCCCGACTTGCCTGGTCCATGCTGATTTCCGCACCGGAAACTATCTGGTGGATGGCACCCAACTCTCTGCGATTCTGGATTGGGAGTTCGCCAGCTGGTCTGCGCCGATGGAAGATGTGGGCTGGTTCATGGCCCGCTGTTGGCGCTTTGGCCGCCGGGATCGGGAAGCAGGTGGTCTTGGCAGTCGTGAAGCACTTTATGCTGGCTATGATGAGATGGCAGCGCAGCTTGGCCTGGCGCACCGCATCGATCCTAATCTTGTTCCCTATTGGGAGGTTATGGCCCTTATCCGCTGGGGCATCATCGCGCTTCAGCAAGGGCAGCGAACCGATGCAGGTGGTGAGGCGTCGCTTGAACTGGCGCTGACCGGACCAATCGCGCTTGAGACGGCCTATGACATGATCCATCAGATCGATGAGATTACGGGGGCGGCCGCATGA